Proteins encoded in a region of the Rothia mucilaginosa genome:
- a CDS encoding glycerophosphodiester phosphodiesterase: MTAFPKISKNLSRRGFIGASTLAPAALMLQAGEAHAAANTRAQLAAVHSGSPAHQLLYKTDEFFIAHRGAGNISPEHTAYAYAESVRRGALAVEISVRTTSDGQFVCMHDTNIKRTTGASMDVRGHTLAELRQHKVNMRKNLGEKTDLYNIPTLEEAIAAVDAVPAGGEYASVGGKKVVLFLEAKDGPAQAGLVKFITERGLQRRTVIKMYRDGSGGFKPTSRYLKLANSAGCATWCYFDGGDPIDKISAMARHENVDAIGVPYYEKPTGASQGSMSEENVRALTGLGKAVIVWEIHRRSAYEKYKALGVKGFMCPDPYWVIGDPFDSSVKIKTGKRPHGMLPADPSVAADMPDLTGVAIVHNQRYDESVLLGPLANYTTREKYTLDFSMKWTGALPQQDGHYGYVAFGREHDGPFGIGKKFAANQEDGTYVLAIRPNYRGNSVAQILCFEPKQTSPRVLHTMKLRQKVTTGQALNCKIVVNKNSFYYTVNGQYSSPINHSAYRGPYVHFGRFHGTNDGGPLELTRIEARQSWI; this comes from the coding sequence GTGACTGCATTCCCGAAGATCTCCAAGAATCTGAGCCGCCGCGGCTTCATTGGCGCCTCCACTCTGGCGCCCGCCGCCCTCATGCTCCAGGCAGGCGAAGCCCACGCCGCAGCCAACACCCGCGCACAGCTCGCGGCAGTACACAGCGGCTCCCCCGCACATCAGCTGCTCTACAAGACCGATGAATTCTTCATCGCCCACCGCGGTGCCGGCAACATCAGCCCCGAGCACACCGCCTACGCCTACGCAGAGTCCGTACGCCGCGGCGCCCTCGCCGTCGAAATTTCCGTACGCACCACCAGCGACGGCCAGTTCGTCTGCATGCACGACACCAACATCAAGCGCACCACCGGCGCATCCATGGACGTGCGCGGCCACACCCTCGCCGAACTGCGCCAGCACAAGGTCAACATGCGCAAGAACCTGGGCGAAAAGACCGACCTGTACAACATCCCCACCCTCGAAGAAGCCATCGCAGCCGTTGACGCCGTACCCGCAGGCGGCGAATATGCCTCCGTCGGCGGCAAGAAGGTCGTACTGTTCCTCGAAGCGAAGGACGGCCCCGCACAGGCAGGCCTCGTCAAGTTCATCACCGAACGCGGCCTGCAGCGCCGCACCGTCATCAAGATGTACCGTGACGGCAGCGGCGGCTTCAAGCCCACCTCCCGCTACCTGAAGCTTGCCAACTCCGCAGGCTGTGCCACCTGGTGCTACTTCGACGGCGGCGACCCCATCGATAAGATTTCCGCAATGGCACGCCACGAAAACGTGGACGCCATCGGCGTACCCTACTACGAGAAGCCGACCGGCGCTTCCCAGGGCTCCATGAGCGAAGAGAACGTACGCGCCCTCACCGGCCTCGGCAAGGCAGTCATCGTCTGGGAAATCCACCGCCGCTCCGCCTACGAAAAGTACAAGGCACTGGGCGTGAAGGGCTTCATGTGCCCCGACCCCTACTGGGTAATCGGTGACCCCTTCGACTCCAGCGTCAAGATCAAGACCGGCAAGCGTCCCCACGGCATGCTGCCCGCCGACCCCTCCGTCGCAGCGGACATGCCCGACCTGACCGGCGTAGCCATCGTGCACAACCAGCGCTACGACGAATCCGTACTGCTCGGCCCGCTGGCGAACTACACCACCCGCGAAAAGTACACCCTCGACTTCTCCATGAAGTGGACCGGTGCACTGCCGCAGCAGGACGGCCACTACGGCTACGTCGCTTTCGGTCGCGAACACGACGGCCCCTTCGGCATCGGCAAGAAGTTCGCCGCAAACCAGGAAGACGGCACCTACGTGCTCGCCATCCGCCCCAACTACCGCGGCAACTCCGTAGCGCAGATTCTCTGCTTCGAACCCAAGCAGACCAGCCCGCGCGTGCTGCACACCATGAAGCTGCGCCAGAAGGTCACCACCGGCCAGGCACTGAACTGCAAGATTGTGGTGAACAAGAACAGCTTCTACTACACGGTCAACGGCCAATACTCCAGCCCCATCAACCACAGCGCCTACCGCGGCCCGTACGTACACTTCGGCCGCTTCCACGGCACCAACGATGGCGGTCCTCTGGAGCTGACTCGAATCGAGGCACGTCAGTCCTGGATTTGA
- a CDS encoding ornithine cyclodeaminase, whose translation MTERPSAHAVEFVDVASMAKWIQKDGVGNIIAGMVDFLEEDFKKWQSFDKIPRVASHTPFGVIELMPTSDNITYSFKYVNGHPSNPARGFQTVTAFGLLADVDNGYPVFLAEMTLLTALRTAGVSAMVAKHLARKDSKKMAMIGTGSQSEFQALGMRAVLGIEDLSVYDIDPHAMEKFRRNLEPLGFRIHLAKDVDEAVEGADIITTCTADKQQAKVLLDRQVKPGVHLNAIGGDCPGKTELESEILDRSTVFVEFPPQTRIEGEIQQKDPDFPVVEFWKVLTGEEPGRVSDEQITLFDSVGFAIADFSGLRYARAATQDTDLQQFIDLVASPDDPKDLYSLVNVNVPVG comes from the coding sequence ATGACTGAACGTCCTAGCGCACACGCGGTGGAATTTGTTGACGTCGCCTCGATGGCGAAGTGGATTCAGAAGGACGGCGTAGGCAACATCATTGCCGGCATGGTCGACTTCCTCGAAGAAGACTTCAAGAAGTGGCAGAGCTTCGACAAAATCCCGCGCGTCGCCTCCCACACCCCCTTCGGTGTGATTGAGCTGATGCCCACCTCCGACAACATTACCTACTCCTTCAAGTACGTGAACGGCCACCCGTCGAACCCGGCGCGCGGCTTCCAGACCGTGACCGCGTTCGGTTTGCTCGCTGACGTGGATAACGGCTACCCCGTGTTCCTGGCTGAGATGACCCTGCTGACCGCGCTGCGTACCGCTGGCGTGTCCGCCATGGTTGCTAAGCACCTGGCACGCAAGGATTCGAAGAAGATGGCGATGATTGGTACCGGCTCTCAGTCTGAGTTCCAGGCGCTGGGTATGCGCGCGGTGCTCGGCATTGAGGACCTGTCCGTCTACGACATTGATCCGCACGCGATGGAGAAGTTCCGCCGCAACCTGGAGCCGCTGGGCTTCCGCATCCACCTGGCTAAGGACGTGGACGAGGCTGTTGAGGGTGCAGACATTATTACCACCTGCACCGCCGATAAGCAGCAGGCGAAGGTTCTGCTGGACCGCCAGGTAAAGCCCGGCGTGCACCTGAACGCTATTGGTGGCGACTGCCCCGGCAAGACTGAGCTGGAAAGCGAAATTCTGGACCGCTCCACCGTGTTCGTTGAGTTCCCGCCCCAGACCCGCATTGAGGGCGAAATTCAGCAGAAGGACCCGGACTTCCCCGTGGTGGAGTTCTGGAAGGTACTGACCGGCGAGGAGCCCGGCCGCGTCTCGGATGAGCAGATTACCCTGTTCGACTCGGTGGGCTTCGCAATTGCTGACTTCTCGGGTCTGCGTTATGCCCGTGCGGCTACGCAGGACACCGACCTGCAGCAGTTCATTGACCTGGTTGCTAGCCCGGATGATCCGAAGGATCTGTACTCGCTGGTGAACGTTAACGTTCCGGTGGGCTAA
- a CDS encoding anthranilate synthase component I family protein produces MESVTETSADRIFSTPNAPAPASPHALPSILQSIPWDAQTRELVVRPLPFAVNCEEAYPLLAGGAEYSFWLDSAREESPMSVASYVGVVPAQLSPLRVDSARAAAESGGEDPFAQLEAALACAPRVHPDTAAATGLPAGLRGGYVGYFGYEARAAMGMEHGHPVPGYLPAYEAPTPDSLWLPTVRYLVHEHARPGGAARSWLVGDEPWCEAAERLLSAAGECASKNTPVNNPGNAPELTEPLLFPAPAAEAYMDAVRASQHEIYEGNSYEVCLTAQTNARIQNPSPELFFELYRRQRAHNAAPYAAYLRCGDFSVLSSSPERFLSVDEQRNAQTKPIKGTIARGATPEEDEAAAAWLRTDEKTRAENLMIVDLLRNDLSTVSDPASVRVPVLMGVESYSTVHQLVSTVSSRLREGISAVAAARACFPGGSMTGAPKPSTMQIIEGLEGRARGVYSGTLGFVSADGSANLSIVIRTLVAHDDGTVTLAAGGAIVADSDPTAEYEEMLTKLRAALPPSVGRVVE; encoded by the coding sequence ATGGAGTCCGTGACTGAAACTTCCGCGGACCGTATTTTTTCTACCCCGAACGCTCCCGCTCCTGCCTCCCCGCATGCCCTGCCGAGTATTCTGCAGAGCATCCCGTGGGATGCGCAGACGCGGGAGCTTGTCGTGCGCCCGCTTCCTTTCGCAGTGAACTGCGAGGAGGCGTACCCGCTGCTGGCCGGTGGTGCCGAGTATTCCTTCTGGCTGGATTCGGCGCGCGAGGAGTCGCCCATGTCGGTCGCCTCGTATGTGGGTGTGGTCCCGGCGCAGCTGTCGCCCCTGCGCGTGGATTCGGCGCGTGCGGCGGCTGAGTCTGGCGGGGAAGATCCCTTCGCCCAGTTGGAGGCGGCGCTCGCCTGCGCACCGCGCGTGCACCCGGATACCGCGGCGGCAACCGGTCTGCCCGCGGGTTTGCGTGGCGGTTACGTGGGCTATTTCGGCTATGAGGCGCGTGCCGCCATGGGCATGGAGCACGGCCACCCGGTGCCGGGTTACCTGCCGGCGTATGAGGCGCCGACCCCGGATTCCCTGTGGTTGCCGACGGTCCGTTACCTGGTGCATGAGCATGCCCGCCCTGGTGGTGCGGCGCGTAGCTGGCTGGTGGGGGATGAGCCGTGGTGTGAGGCGGCGGAGCGGCTGCTGAGCGCGGCGGGGGAGTGCGCCTCCAAAAATACCCCCGTAAATAATCCCGGCAATGCCCCCGAGCTTACTGAGCCTCTGCTCTTCCCGGCACCCGCCGCGGAAGCCTACATGGACGCCGTTCGCGCTAGTCAGCACGAAATCTACGAGGGTAACAGCTACGAGGTGTGCCTGACCGCGCAGACGAACGCGCGCATCCAGAATCCGAGCCCGGAGCTTTTCTTTGAGCTGTACCGCCGCCAGCGCGCCCACAATGCGGCGCCGTATGCGGCGTATCTGCGGTGCGGTGATTTTTCGGTGCTTTCTTCCTCGCCGGAGCGTTTTTTGAGTGTGGATGAGCAGCGTAATGCCCAGACGAAACCGATTAAGGGCACGATTGCTCGCGGTGCCACCCCGGAAGAAGATGAGGCTGCCGCAGCCTGGTTGCGTACCGATGAGAAGACCCGCGCCGAGAACCTTATGATTGTGGATTTGCTGCGTAATGACCTGTCCACGGTGTCTGACCCGGCGTCCGTGCGCGTGCCGGTGCTCATGGGCGTGGAGAGCTATTCGACGGTGCATCAGCTGGTGTCTACGGTCAGCTCGCGCCTGCGCGAGGGAATTTCCGCGGTGGCTGCCGCGCGGGCGTGCTTCCCGGGCGGTTCGATGACTGGTGCTCCGAAGCCCTCGACCATGCAGATTATTGAGGGTCTGGAGGGTCGCGCTCGCGGCGTGTATTCGGGTACTTTGGGCTTTGTGTCGGCGGATGGTTCGGCGAACCTGTCGATTGTGATTCGCACGCTCGTGGCGCACGATGATGGCACGGTGACTCTTGCTGCCGGTGGCGCTATCGTGGCTGATTCCGACCCGACCGCCGAGTATGAGGAGATGCTGACGAAGCTGCGCGCCGCGTTGCCGCCGTCGGTGGGTCGCGTGGTGGAATAA
- the pyrE gene encoding orotate phosphoribosyltransferase: MTKLSENLPIEEARERLRQLIIELAVVRGHVVLASGKEADYYVDLRRITLHHEASRLVGQVMLDLLDKNGIEFEAAGGLTMGADPVGTAIMRAAGDQDRAIDAFVVRKAQKSYGMGRQVEGPSVEGRRVVAVEDTSTTGGSALTAVEALRKAGAEVVAVAVIVDRATGAKEHVEEVAGVPCLYAYSKDELGLD, translated from the coding sequence ATGACTAAGCTTTCTGAAAACCTCCCCATTGAAGAAGCCCGTGAACGCCTGCGCCAGCTAATTATTGAGCTGGCTGTGGTGCGCGGGCACGTGGTCCTCGCCTCCGGCAAGGAAGCCGACTACTACGTTGACCTGCGCCGCATCACTCTGCACCACGAGGCTTCTCGCCTGGTGGGTCAGGTCATGCTGGACCTGCTGGATAAGAACGGCATCGAGTTTGAGGCTGCTGGCGGCCTGACCATGGGTGCTGACCCGGTGGGTACCGCGATTATGCGTGCCGCTGGTGATCAGGACCGTGCGATTGACGCGTTTGTGGTGCGTAAGGCTCAGAAGTCTTACGGCATGGGCCGTCAGGTGGAGGGCCCGAGCGTTGAGGGTCGCCGCGTGGTTGCTGTTGAGGACACCTCCACGACCGGTGGTTCGGCGCTGACTGCTGTTGAGGCACTGCGTAAGGCTGGCGCTGAGGTTGTGGCGGTTGCTGTGATTGTTGACCGTGCGACCGGCGCTAAGGAGCATGTGGAAGAGGTTGCGGGCGTCCCGTGCCTGTACGCGTACTCGAAGGATGAGCTGGGCCTGGACTAG
- the fbaA gene encoding class II fructose-bisphosphate aldolase yields the protein MAIATPEVYAEMLQTAKEKGFAYPAVNVTSSQTLNAAIRGFAEAGSDGIIQASTGGAAYWSGASKKDMVVGSLAFAAYAREVAKQYDVNIALHTDHCPKDKLEGFVLPLLAESEKAVARGEDPIFNSHMWDGSAIDLDENLKIAAELIERTSKAKLVLEVEIGAVGGEEDGVEGAIDDSLYTTVADAIKTVEAIGLGEKGTYMAALTFGNVHGVYKPGNVHLRPELLKEIQTEVGAKYGKGDKPFYLVFHGGSGSTEQEIADAVSYGVIKMNIDTDTQYAFTRPVAGHMFSNYDGVLKVDGEVGNKKTYDPRVWGAAAEAGMAARVVEACQQLGSVGTSIK from the coding sequence ATGGCTATTGCAACCCCCGAAGTTTACGCAGAAATGCTGCAGACCGCGAAGGAAAAGGGCTTCGCGTACCCCGCAGTGAACGTGACCTCCTCCCAGACCCTGAATGCTGCAATCCGCGGCTTCGCAGAGGCTGGCTCGGACGGCATCATCCAGGCATCCACCGGTGGTGCAGCATACTGGTCCGGCGCTTCCAAGAAGGACATGGTCGTTGGCTCCCTGGCCTTCGCAGCATACGCACGCGAAGTTGCTAAGCAGTACGACGTGAACATTGCACTGCACACCGACCACTGCCCCAAGGACAAGCTGGAAGGCTTCGTCCTGCCCCTGCTGGCAGAGTCCGAGAAGGCTGTTGCTCGCGGTGAAGACCCCATCTTCAACTCCCACATGTGGGACGGCTCCGCAATCGACCTGGACGAGAACCTGAAGATTGCTGCTGAGCTGATCGAGCGTACCTCCAAGGCAAAGCTCGTTCTCGAGGTTGAGATTGGTGCCGTTGGTGGCGAGGAAGACGGCGTTGAAGGCGCTATCGACGACTCCCTGTACACCACCGTTGCAGACGCAATCAAGACCGTTGAGGCAATCGGCCTGGGCGAGAAGGGCACCTACATGGCTGCTCTGACCTTCGGTAACGTTCACGGCGTGTACAAGCCCGGTAACGTTCACCTGCGCCCCGAGCTGCTCAAGGAAATCCAGACCGAGGTCGGCGCTAAGTACGGCAAGGGCGACAAGCCCTTCTACCTGGTCTTCCACGGTGGCTCCGGCTCCACCGAGCAGGAGATTGCAGACGCAGTGTCCTACGGTGTTATCAAGATGAACATCGACACCGACACCCAGTACGCATTCACCCGCCCCGTTGCTGGCCACATGTTCAGCAACTACGACGGTGTGCTGAAGGTTGACGGCGAGGTCGGCAACAAGAAGACCTACGACCCCCGCGTTTGGGGTGCAGCTGCAGAGGCAGGCATGGCCGCACGCGTGGTCGAGGCTTGCCAGCAGCTCGGTTCCGTCGGTACCTCCATCAAGTAA
- a CDS encoding TrmH family RNA methyltransferase, giving the protein MGAGVVLVVGVKVVVMVENRDAAEAVPAEAVPAEAAVAEAVEGTEQGTARFEVGVGPWEGPWPEGDHWDEELLREGDRRNVVDKYRYWSMDAIIADLDTRRHDFHVAIENWQHDLNIGTVVRTANAMLAKEVHIIGRRRWNRRGAMVTDRYQHVRHHPTIEDFVAWAQAEGLEIIGIDIFPDSVPLETYDLPKRCVLVFGQEGPGLSEELHAAARDTLSIEQFGSTRSMNAATAAGIAMHAWVRRHVFGQIPS; this is encoded by the coding sequence GTGGGCGCCGGAGTGGTGCTGGTTGTTGGCGTGAAGGTGGTTGTGATGGTTGAGAATCGTGATGCGGCTGAGGCTGTACCTGCTGAGGCTGTGCCTGCGGAGGCGGCTGTAGCTGAGGCTGTTGAGGGTACTGAGCAGGGTACTGCCCGTTTTGAGGTGGGTGTGGGCCCGTGGGAGGGTCCGTGGCCTGAGGGCGACCATTGGGATGAGGAGCTGCTACGTGAGGGCGACCGCCGTAACGTGGTGGATAAGTACCGTTACTGGTCGATGGACGCGATTATTGCTGACCTGGATACGCGCCGCCATGATTTTCATGTGGCGATTGAGAATTGGCAGCATGATTTGAATATTGGCACGGTGGTACGCACGGCGAATGCGATGTTGGCGAAGGAGGTCCATATTATTGGGCGTCGCCGTTGGAATCGTCGTGGTGCGATGGTGACGGATCGTTATCAGCATGTGCGTCATCATCCGACGATTGAGGATTTTGTGGCGTGGGCGCAGGCTGAGGGTCTGGAAATTATTGGTATTGATATTTTTCCGGATTCGGTGCCCCTGGAGACGTATGATCTGCCGAAGAGGTGTGTGCTGGTTTTTGGTCAGGAGGGCCCGGGTTTGTCGGAGGAGTTGCATGCGGCGGCTAGGGATACTCTGTCGATTGAGCAGTTTGGGTCAACGCGTTCGATGAATGCGGCGACGGCTGCGGGTATTGCGATGCATGCGTGGGTTCGCCGCCATGTGTTTGGCCAGATTCCGTCGTAG
- a CDS encoding rhodanese-like domain-containing protein gives MTAVPQVDPRDVPAGATIIDVREDYEWEGGHATGAKHITLGTLAERLAELPAPGEDFYVICHGGGRSNRAATFLREHGYAAHNIAGGTSAWFAAGLPMTSENGEAPAVVH, from the coding sequence ATGACCGCTGTACCCCAGGTTGACCCCCGCGACGTTCCCGCAGGCGCAACCATCATCGACGTGCGTGAAGACTACGAGTGGGAGGGTGGCCACGCGACCGGCGCTAAGCACATCACCCTCGGCACCCTCGCTGAGCGTCTGGCTGAGCTGCCCGCACCCGGTGAAGACTTCTACGTCATCTGCCACGGCGGCGGCCGTTCGAACCGCGCGGCAACCTTCCTGCGCGAGCACGGCTACGCCGCACACAACATTGCGGGCGGCACCAGCGCATGGTTCGCTGCCGGTCTGCCGATGACCAGCGAGAACGGCGAAGCACCCGCAGTCGTTCACTAA
- a CDS encoding arsenic metallochaperone ArsD family protein, translated as MTEAAETVLEVFIPGPGENPEDPQDMERSIFLGAAQEALDSGVDIEVYSTDSYPSAFEECAPVAEQIEMNGREVLPLMLVNGEVKVSFSYPTAEQIKRFSRAHLVAQPKANAAAAACGPSGSPAASMIPNLSGEPAGFAATLAGKAPQPVGGPEIGNRVNLMGGDTGDGIPTSGSVAVKSGGCGCGGCGCGGK; from the coding sequence ATGACTGAAGCGGCTGAGACCGTTCTTGAAGTATTTATTCCGGGTCCCGGCGAGAACCCGGAGGATCCGCAGGATATGGAGCGTTCCATCTTCCTGGGTGCCGCGCAGGAGGCGCTGGATTCGGGCGTGGACATTGAGGTGTACTCCACCGACTCCTACCCTTCCGCATTTGAAGAGTGCGCACCCGTGGCGGAGCAGATTGAGATGAACGGCCGCGAGGTTCTGCCGCTCATGCTCGTCAACGGTGAGGTGAAGGTGTCCTTCTCCTACCCGACTGCCGAGCAGATTAAGCGATTCTCCCGCGCACACCTGGTCGCCCAGCCGAAGGCGAACGCGGCAGCGGCTGCGTGCGGCCCGTCCGGTTCCCCGGCGGCGTCGATGATCCCGAACCTGAGCGGCGAACCCGCCGGTTTCGCGGCAACCCTGGCGGGTAAGGCACCCCAGCCGGTCGGCGGCCCCGAAATCGGCAACCGCGTGAACCTCATGGGTGGCGACACTGGCGACGGTATCCCCACCTCCGGTTCGGTGGCTGTGAAGTCCGGCGGCTGCGGATGCGGTGGTTGCGGCTGCGGCGGCAAGTAA
- a CDS encoding PTS sugar transporter subunit IIA, with product MFGFGKKKKEAAAQEASSADVYVAPATGEYLPLSEVSDPVFSQGVMGDGYAVNPTAGTIVAPVAGTIALIQDTLHAFMLRTENGGEVLVHIGIDTVELGGDGFTKLANVGDKVEAGAPIIEVDWAAIEGRIPSKETMVMITNTAKFNISKDSESRRPVAAGDRVAQASKK from the coding sequence ATGTTCGGTTTCGGCAAGAAGAAGAAGGAAGCTGCCGCACAGGAAGCATCGTCCGCAGACGTCTACGTCGCACCTGCTACCGGCGAGTACCTGCCGCTGAGCGAAGTCTCCGACCCCGTTTTCTCTCAGGGCGTTATGGGCGACGGCTACGCAGTGAACCCCACCGCAGGCACCATCGTCGCACCCGTTGCAGGCACCATTGCACTGATTCAGGACACCCTGCACGCATTCATGCTCCGCACTGAAAACGGCGGTGAGGTACTGGTCCACATCGGTATCGACACCGTTGAGCTCGGCGGCGACGGCTTCACCAAGCTCGCTAACGTAGGTGACAAGGTTGAGGCAGGCGCACCCATTATCGAGGTCGACTGGGCAGCTATCGAGGGCCGCATCCCCTCCAAGGAAACCATGGTGATGATTACCAACACCGCAAAGTTCAACATCTCCAAGGACTCTGAGTCTCGTCGCCCCGTCGCAGCCGGTGACCGCGTCGCTCAGGCATCCAAGAAGTAA
- a CDS encoding amino acid permease: protein MSTSPNKNPQTSAADQYTKPPTDDPFAHEQEGFHKGLGARQLQMIAIGSAIGTGLFLGTGSRLQDAGPMLAVIYAVIGFFGYLILRALGELILHRPSSGSFVSYTREFYGEKAAFVSGWLYWLNWAMTAVADATAIAIYISWFGRYNQFFADIPQWLSAFIVVIVTVALNLISVKIFGELEFWFALIKILALLSFMAVGIWYLVFGEPINGVTPGLSLIAANDGFFPNGILPALIVVQGVVFAYAGIELVGTTSGETKNVEKVIPRAINTVIWRIAIFYVGSVVLLCLLMPYTAYKDAESPFVTFFDAIGIDGTAPIMQLVVITAAASSLNAGLYSTGRILHSMGVAGSAPKFTTKVSRSGVPVAGILLTGVIGLFGVVLNFFVPEQAFEVVLNIASVGTMASWAAIAMSHQKYLKLVGEGKYKRPNYRAPGGRFSDWAVMAFLAIVLVLMALDYPVGTYTLASLLLVIPLLIIGWYTVRDRVNEIARVREGYTGSVPVIAARPVVKKLVSEPRTHIDLDDLDIEDEDKPKGS, encoded by the coding sequence GTGAGCACCTCACCGAACAAGAACCCGCAGACTTCTGCAGCGGATCAATACACTAAGCCCCCCACAGACGACCCGTTCGCACACGAACAGGAAGGCTTCCACAAGGGGCTTGGCGCACGTCAGCTCCAGATGATCGCCATCGGTTCCGCTATCGGTACCGGCCTGTTCCTGGGCACCGGTAGCCGTCTGCAGGACGCGGGCCCCATGCTCGCCGTCATCTACGCCGTCATCGGCTTCTTCGGCTACCTGATCCTTCGAGCCCTCGGCGAGCTGATTCTTCACCGCCCCTCCTCGGGCTCCTTCGTCTCGTACACCCGCGAATTCTACGGCGAAAAGGCCGCATTCGTATCCGGATGGCTGTACTGGCTGAACTGGGCAATGACCGCCGTTGCAGACGCCACCGCTATCGCTATCTACATCAGCTGGTTCGGTCGATACAACCAGTTCTTCGCAGATATTCCCCAGTGGCTTAGCGCATTCATCGTCGTTATCGTCACCGTGGCTCTGAACCTCATCTCCGTGAAGATCTTCGGTGAGCTGGAATTCTGGTTCGCACTCATTAAGATCCTTGCCCTGCTGTCCTTCATGGCGGTAGGTATCTGGTACCTGGTCTTCGGTGAACCCATCAACGGCGTCACCCCCGGACTGAGCCTTATCGCAGCCAATGACGGCTTCTTCCCCAACGGCATTCTCCCCGCTCTGATTGTGGTTCAGGGCGTTGTGTTCGCCTACGCCGGTATTGAGCTGGTCGGCACCACCAGTGGTGAAACCAAGAACGTTGAGAAGGTTATCCCCCGCGCTATCAACACCGTGATCTGGCGTATTGCGATCTTCTACGTTGGTTCCGTGGTTCTGCTCTGCCTGCTCATGCCCTACACCGCATACAAGGACGCAGAGTCGCCGTTCGTGACCTTCTTCGACGCTATCGGCATTGATGGTACCGCACCGATTATGCAGCTGGTCGTTATTACCGCGGCTGCTTCCTCGCTGAACGCTGGCCTGTACTCCACCGGCCGTATCCTCCACTCGATGGGTGTTGCCGGTTCGGCACCGAAGTTCACCACCAAGGTGTCCCGCTCCGGTGTTCCGGTGGCAGGTATTCTGCTCACCGGTGTGATTGGCCTCTTCGGTGTTGTGCTGAACTTCTTCGTTCCCGAGCAGGCGTTCGAGGTCGTGCTGAACATCGCATCCGTGGGCACCATGGCTAGCTGGGCGGCTATCGCAATGTCGCACCAGAAGTACCTGAAGCTGGTCGGCGAGGGCAAGTACAAGCGCCCCAACTACCGTGCACCCGGCGGTCGTTTCAGCGACTGGGCTGTGATGGCCTTCCTGGCTATTGTGCTGGTGCTGATGGCTCTGGATTACCCGGTCGGCACCTACACCCTGGCATCGCTGCTGCTGGTTATCCCGCTGCTGATTATCGGCTGGTACACGGTTCGTGACCGCGTCAACGAGATTGCTCGCGTCCGTGAAGGCTACACCGGTTCCGTGCCTGTGATTGCTGCCCGCCCCGTGGTGAAGAAGCTCGTTTCGGAGCCTCGTACCCACATTGACCTGGATGATCTGGACATTGAGGACGAGGACAAGCCGAAGGGTAGCTAA